From the genome of Candidatus Angelobacter sp.:
CAAGTTAGTTAAGCGTCTCGTTCGATTTCGGCAGTTCATTGAGACACTTATTGGAGCATGGATTACGTCCGTACGGTCGGCACGAATTCCACCGTCTGGATGACCTCGCGGTCTCTGGGCAACGCAACGAGATGTCGGAAATCGGTGCCCACCACACCGGAGGTGGCGTTCACCTCGGGGGCCGTGAACGCATTGACGGCCACGATGGGACACTTGGCTTCGACCGCGCGCACGAAATGATTCGATTCGTGATACGCCCGATAGCGCTGGTCGTTTCCGGAATCGATGTGATGGAAGATCACCTGCGCCCCGGCGCGGGCCTGCTGAAGAGTCAAATGCGGGTTTGGGCCGTCGGTGAACCCGGGAGTCACCCAAAGGTCGTTGCAGATCAGAACTCCCGCGGTCAAGCCGTCCACGGAAAACACAAGCGGCGTCGTGCCGGGGGAAACACGCTTGGCATCGCCATAGGTCAGACATTTCTTGGCATAAACGCCTGCCAGCGCACCGGTGGCGTTGATGATCCGGACCTGATTGAACAGCTTGTCTTGCTCCTTCCAGCCCGTTCCAACCAGAGCGGTCACGGCGAATTTGCGGCACAATTCGGCAATCTCCGCCATGCCGGCGGCTGCCTCGTCCTGGCGCATTTCGCGGACACCGACGGTGAGAAACATCTCCGGGAAGAGTACGAAATCGGCCTTTTCCTTGCCGGCCTGCTCAATGGCGAGGCGCGCGTTGGTGAGGTTCTGCTCGACGTTCTTGTGCACGATGACCTGCGCCAGGGTAGCACGTCGCGGCTTTGCCGCAGCGACGGTTTCCCCCGCCTGGCCGCCCCGTGGCAAGGTCGCTCCGGCCACAGCGATGGCAGCTACATTTTGCAGAAATCTGCGGCGATGCATGTGAGTATCTCCTATTTTTTCATCCCGAAAT
Proteins encoded in this window:
- a CDS encoding carbon-nitrogen hydrolase family protein, with translation MHRRRFLQNVAAIAVAGATLPRGGQAGETVAAAKPRRATLAQVIVHKNVEQNLTNARLAIEQAGKEKADFVLFPEMFLTVGVREMRQDEAAAGMAEIAELCRKFAVTALVGTGWKEQDKLFNQVRIINATGALAGVYAKKCLTYGDAKRVSPGTTPLVFSVDGLTAGVLICNDLWVTPGFTDGPNPHLTLQQARAGAQVIFHHIDSGNDQRYRAYHESNHFVRAVEAKCPIVAVNAFTAPEVNATSGVVGTDFRHLVALPRDREVIQTVEFVPTVRT